The window GATGTTGCACGCCGGGTCGCACTCGAGGGTTTCGTCGCCATTGCTCCCGATTTTCTCTCGCCGGAAGGCGGAACGCCGGATGACGAGGACAGGGCGCGGGAGATGATCGGTGCGCTCGACGCGCAAAAAACCAACGCGAATGCGGTCGCGACCGTCGCTTTCTTGCAAGGGCATGAGGCAAGCAATGGCAATGTCGGCGCGATCGGCTTTTGCTGGGGCGGCGGTCTCGTCAATCGGCTCGCGGTAAACGCGCCCGAGCTTGATGCCGGCGTCGCCTATTACGGCTCGCAACCCGATCCGGCAGATGTGCCGAAGATCGAGGCGGCAATGCTTCTGCACTACGCCGGGCTCGACGAGCGCATCAATGCGGGCATCGAGGCCTATCGAGAGGCACTGACCGAGAGCGGCAAGGATTTCACGATCCATATGTATGAGGGCGTGAACCACGCCTTCAACAACGACACCTCGGCCGCGCGCTATGACAAGGCCGCGGCCGACCTCGCCTGGGAGCGGACGATCGCCTTCCTCAAGGAAGAACTCGCCTCGAGCTGATCGCATGAGCCAATCGGGATAGGAGGCGGCACGCTCTCCTATCCCACCTCGGCGGCGGCCCTCGTCGAAACCCTTTGCGCGCACGCGACGATCGCTTCGGCAAGCGCGTCCATATCGCGCCGGCGCGGATTGCTGCGTCGCCAGACGAGGCCGACATCGCGCGCCGGCTCGGGCGCGGCGAAGGGAACGATCCGGATCGCATTGCGCGCGGCTTCGCTCGGGACGGCAATCTCCGGAATGAGCGTCATGCCCATGCCGTTCGCGACCATCTGCAGGAGCGTGGCCATCGAGGTGGCGCCGAAGCTCGTCAGTTGCCGCTTGCCGGCGGTGTTGCACACGGCAAGCGCCTGGTCGCGCAGGCAGTGCCCCTCTTCGAGCAGCAACAATTGCGAGATATCAACCTGGTCTTCGGTAAGCGGCGACATCAGCACGGTTCGGTCGTTGTCGGCAATCGCCATGAAGAACCGGTCCGAAAACAGCGATTGTGTGACGACGCCCTCCGCATCGATTGGTAGAGCCGCGACGACCGCATCGAGCCGGCCCTCGCCGAGATCCGCAATCAGCCGCTCGGTCAGCGATTCCTTGAGTTCCATCTCGATCGCCGGATAGCGCTGACGCAGATAGGGAATGAGATGCGGCACCAGATAGGGCGCCAGCGTCGGGATGACGCCAAGGCGAAGGCGCCCCTCGAGCGTTCCCGTCCGCTGACGCGCGCTGTCCTCAAGCCTGTCTACATCCGCGAGAATGGCGCGTACCTGGGCCAGCACCTCCTCGCCGATGGCGGTGAGAAAGGTGCCGGCGCGGCTTCTTTCCACCAGCTTTACGCCCAGATGCGCCTCCAACTCCATGATCTGTGCCGAGAGTGCCGGTTGACTGACATGGGCAAGCTCGGCCGCCCGGCCGAAATGGCGCGCGGTCGCGAGGGCGTCGAAATAGCGCATCTGTCGAAGCGTCAACATGATCGGAAATATCTATCGAAATTGTTCGGGAATACAATCGGAGATTATCGCCTCCAAGGGCGAAGCAGCAGATGACGGAGGCGGGCCGGTAGGCGCAGGCCGGACCCGTCTCCCGAAATGGACAAGGCCACGCCGGCGCGAGCGTGGCCTTGTCGCGCTTGGCACCCCTGATGCCTCACCAGCCCGGCAGCATGTGGCTCTGTCGGAGGCGCGGGTAGCGGGGATAGCCCTTGATGTCGCCGTCGAGGTCGTCATTGACGGCGATCGGCGTGATGTTGTCGAGACAGGCCGTGATGTGGTTGGTGATGGCGTTCGAGAGCGACGGCGACAAGCCGGGGCGCTTCATGATGCCGATCTGCACCGGTGCCAGCGCCGGAAAGCCGTCCGCCAGCGTAAGCACCTTCATGCCGGGCCGCAGCGCCGATTCCGGCAGGACGGAAACCGCCATGCCGGCGAGCACCGCTGCGGCGACGACCGTCGACGACCAGCTCGTGAACAGGATCTGATATTCCCGGCCGGTCGCATCGAGCGCCGCGCAGGCGGCCTGCCGCCACAGACAGTCGCGGCGTCCGACGGCGAGCGGTATCGGCGCGTTTTCAGGCAGCGGATGGTTGATCGAACTGACCCAGCAGAGCGGCTCCGTCCTGACCACGTCGGACGCCCTGGCGCGCGGATTGTGAGTGACGAGCGCGATATCGAGGTCGCCCTTTGCCATCTTCTCCGCCAGATCGGCCGAGGGTTCGCAGACAATATAGAGCTCGACGTTCGGGTGCGTCTTGGCAAAGCGTACGATGATCTCCGGCATGTAGCGGTCGGCATAGTCGTCGGGCGTGCCGATCCTGAGCGTGCCTTCAAGGCGATTGTCGTCGAAGGAGGCGATTGCCTCGTTGTTGAGGCGGATCATCCGCCGGGCAAAATTCAGCAGCCGGTCGCCCTCGACGGTCAGCCGGTTTCCGCGGCCGTCCTTCATGAACAATGGTTTGCCGATGCGCTCCTCGAGGCGGCGCATCTGCATGGAAACGGCGGACTGTGTCTTGAAGACGCGTTCGGCCGCTTTGGTGAAGCTGCCTGTATCTGCAATGGCGACGAAGGTGTGCAACTGATCGATATCGAGCGGTGCGGACATGGCCGAGTATCCATAAGAGTGTTTGATGAATATCATTAAAAACATTCGTTGGACTGATCAATAAGGATTTGCGATTCATAGGCTGCAAATCACGTCGATCCCTCTGGCGAAACGATCGCCGAAACCAACTGTTCCCGCCTGCCCCGCGTATGACCTCCCACGCGGGGGATAGGCATCTGCGTGCCTGAGAAAAGGAGCACCGCCATGCGCACGACCGAACATGCCCTCGACCTCGTTGCCGGCAAGCCGACGCTTGTGTCCCGCGCCGCAGGCATCGTCGGTGTGCTGACGGCTGTCTGGCGCCAGCACCGAAGCCGCCGTCAGATCGCGCGTCTGCACGACCTCGATGATCGGCAACTGCTCGACATGGGGCTGAAACGGCAAGACCTGAACGAAGCTTTGACCTCCGCCTTTTTCGAAGATCCGTCTAGCTATCTCACGCGTGCGTCGCGAAACCGAGCGAACCTCTTTTACCGTGGCATGCGTCACGACTGAGAGTCCCCATGGCGCATCCCGCCGGATGCGCCATTTGCGGCATGATCCTGCGCAAGGTGCCGCCATTGCGCGGATCATGCCGCAAAGTTCAAGTTACGGTGAAGAACCTAACTCTTCCCCGCAGGGTATGAGCCAATAGACCCTGCTGCTTGCCCGGTACATGCCAAGACGTGTACCGGGCTTTTTTATGCGCTCGCCGAACACTGTCAGTATGAATCGAACCGAGAGGGCGAGACTGCTGCATCCCGCTGCCACGGCCTTCTCCCCGCAGGCGGGAAGAAGGGACTCGCGGCAAGCCCCGTCCGAAGATCCCTCGTCCCGTGGGCGGCGAGGGCCGGCGCACCGCGCCGAAAATCGGATTCGGAGAGCACGACGCGTAGTTTCAACGAGTTGCAGCGTCGTTTGTCCGTCCAAAAAGGACGCATGTGTAGGGGTGAAGGGCGATCACCACCAATCCAGTCTAGGAATCCTTACGGTCGTCGGACGCGCTCTCATAGCTCTCGAACAGTGCGTCGATGTTCTTCTGGTATTCCTTCTGCATCTCAAGTCCGGTATCGAACATGCTGTTCATCATTTTCGAGAACTGCGTGAAGGCGGCATTCTTCTCCGGCTCGGGCGTCTCCGGCTCGGGCGCCTTCTCCGGCGTTGCGCCGCCAGTGCGCATCATGTCCTGAAAGGCCTTGACGAACGGATTGTCGGCGAAAAGGTCCGAGGCATTCGGCTCCTCCTTCGCCTTGGCCATCCCGAAAAATCCCTGCATGGCCTGGGTGAAGGGATTGTCGAACGGGTTCGGCGTCGGTTCCGGTTTCTTGGCGAACCCCGTCGCTTCCATCCACTGCCGCATCAGCGTCATCATCGGATTGTTCGCAAACGCCTCGTTGGCCTGGCCCATGGTTTCCTTGAAGAGGCCGCCCATGAGCGTGGTCGCCATTACCGGCAGCATCTGCTTGTAGATCTCCTGACCGATCCCGGTCATTTGCGCAGCTTGCGCGGCGATCGCGCGCGACATCTCCTTCGAGCCGAAGAGCTGGCCGAGGACATCGTTGCCGTCCGCCACGCCCTCGGGCGTGAAGGCCTGTCTCATGTCCTCGAAATACTTGGCGTAATTGCCGGTGGAGATCGCCGTCATCAGCGACCCTAGATCGTATGGATTGGTGGTGTTGCGTTTGAGGCCGGTGGAGAAGGCGGGCATGAGCGCCGCCGTCGCCTTCGCCATTTGCTCCTGCGCAAGACCGAACTGTTTGGCCATCAGCTCGATGGCGTGGCCGTTCTGCGCCTGCACGAACATGTCAAAAAGCGGTGCCATCCCATTTCCTTCCCGGCCGAACGACGCATGTCATTGCACTATAACGGGAATCGATAGTCTGGAAACCGCTTTTATGCGAGCGGAGCGTGCCGCTAATACTGGTATTCCGCGAAGATCGGCTCGACCGACTGGTTCCAGCGCCCCTGATAGAGCGCCAGCAGGTCTTCCGCGAGCGTCGACTTCTTGGCAAGGACCTCTTCGAGCGGTGCCAGGAATTGGCTCTCATCGACGCCGTCGCTGTTCAGGCGGTTACGCCGCTTCAGCCCGGAGCGCGAAATCGCCAGCACTTCGCGCGCGATCTCGAACAGCGAAGCCGTGCGGAGCTTCGCCTGCAGCGCTTGGGCCGGAACCGCGTCGCGAAGCGCCTGAACGTCTTCGAAGCTCCAGTCGCGTGTCAGTGTCTCGGCTGCTGCCAGCGCCTCGTCGTCATAGAGGAGTCCAACCCAGAAGGCCG is drawn from Sinorhizobium sojae CCBAU 05684 and contains these coding sequences:
- a CDS encoding dienelactone hydrolase family protein yields the protein MNKPVITQAMIDAYDEYTHLTLDRRRFMERLTALAGSAAAAAAIVPMLAADSAKAEMIAATDERIKGEDITYPGADGDMKGYLVQPAQKSGKLPAVIVIHENRGLNPHIRDVARRVALEGFVAIAPDFLSPEGGTPDDEDRAREMIGALDAQKTNANAVATVAFLQGHEASNGNVGAIGFCWGGGLVNRLAVNAPELDAGVAYYGSQPDPADVPKIEAAMLLHYAGLDERINAGIEAYREALTESGKDFTIHMYEGVNHAFNNDTSAARYDKAAADLAWERTIAFLKEELASS
- the oxyR gene encoding hydrogen peroxide-inducible genes activator OxyR; the encoded protein is MLTLRQMRYFDALATARHFGRAAELAHVSQPALSAQIMELEAHLGVKLVERSRAGTFLTAIGEEVLAQVRAILADVDRLEDSARQRTGTLEGRLRLGVIPTLAPYLVPHLIPYLRQRYPAIEMELKESLTERLIADLGEGRLDAVVAALPIDAEGVVTQSLFSDRFFMAIADNDRTVLMSPLTEDQVDISQLLLLEEGHCLRDQALAVCNTAGKRQLTSFGATSMATLLQMVANGMGMTLIPEIAVPSEAARNAIRIVPFAAPEPARDVGLVWRRSNPRRRDMDALAEAIVACAQRVSTRAAAEVG
- a CDS encoding LysR substrate-binding domain-containing protein, which codes for MSAPLDIDQLHTFVAIADTGSFTKAAERVFKTQSAVSMQMRRLEERIGKPLFMKDGRGNRLTVEGDRLLNFARRMIRLNNEAIASFDDNRLEGTLRIGTPDDYADRYMPEIIVRFAKTHPNVELYIVCEPSADLAEKMAKGDLDIALVTHNPRARASDVVRTEPLCWVSSINHPLPENAPIPLAVGRRDCLWRQAACAALDATGREYQILFTSWSSTVVAAAVLAGMAVSVLPESALRPGMKVLTLADGFPALAPVQIGIMKRPGLSPSLSNAITNHITACLDNITPIAVNDDLDGDIKGYPRYPRLRQSHMLPGW
- a CDS encoding DUF1127 domain-containing protein — its product is MRTTEHALDLVAGKPTLVSRAAGIVGVLTAVWRQHRSRRQIARLHDLDDRQLLDMGLKRQDLNEALTSAFFEDPSSYLTRASRNRANLFYRGMRHD
- a CDS encoding DUF937 domain-containing protein, yielding MAPLFDMFVQAQNGHAIELMAKQFGLAQEQMAKATAALMPAFSTGLKRNTTNPYDLGSLMTAISTGNYAKYFEDMRQAFTPEGVADGNDVLGQLFGSKEMSRAIAAQAAQMTGIGQEIYKQMLPVMATTLMGGLFKETMGQANEAFANNPMMTLMRQWMEATGFAKKPEPTPNPFDNPFTQAMQGFFGMAKAKEEPNASDLFADNPFVKAFQDMMRTGGATPEKAPEPETPEPEKNAAFTQFSKMMNSMFDTGLEMQKEYQKNIDALFESYESASDDRKDS